One region of Longimicrobium sp. genomic DNA includes:
- the thrS gene encoding threonine--tRNA ligase: MDRVKVTLPDGSEREVPRGAPALAVAEAIGPRLAKAALAARVDGRVVDLARPLEEDARVEILTEKSPEALEVLRHSAAHVLATAVRRVRPEAKIGFGPAIADGFYYDFEVDKPFTPEELERIEKEMEGVVKADDPFERRVVDREEARRLFADDPLKLERLEELGEDETITVYRNGPFLDLCRGPHLPSTGRLKHFKLLHAAAAYWRGDESRQTLQRIYGTAFFSKEDLEEHLRRLEEARKRDHRVLGKQLGLFSIQEVVGPGLVFWHPKGAMVKWLLSRAVEDDNLASGYDLVYTPNITREELFRISGHLPLYAENQFPPMAGAAGEGEDVHYRVKPMNCPMHCLVYRNEPRSYRDLPIRFSEVANVYRNERSGTLHGLLRVRGLCMDDAHIFCTLEQVEDEIFLCLDQVDRLVRRTFGFELDFEVSTRPEERLGSDEVWDRAEATLQRALERKGIPFRIDEGGGAFYGPKIDIKFRDAIGRLWQGPTIQLDFNLPERFELEYTGADNKPHRPVMIHRAIYGTLERFTGNLIEHFAGAFPVWLAPVQVVVIPISDEQAGSARDFAASLRARGIRVEVDDRSETLNYRVREAELQKVPYMAVVGAREAEAGTVAVRVRGAGRKQEVLARDEFAARVLEQARTRTLQVGFETEPGGGGAEA; the protein is encoded by the coding sequence ATGGACAGGGTGAAGGTCACGCTCCCCGACGGGTCCGAGCGCGAGGTCCCGCGCGGCGCCCCCGCGCTCGCCGTGGCCGAGGCGATCGGGCCGCGCCTGGCGAAGGCCGCGCTCGCCGCCAGGGTCGACGGCCGGGTCGTGGACCTGGCGCGCCCGCTGGAAGAGGACGCGCGCGTCGAGATCCTCACCGAGAAGAGTCCCGAGGCGCTGGAGGTGCTGCGCCACTCGGCCGCGCACGTGCTGGCCACGGCGGTGCGCAGGGTGCGCCCCGAGGCGAAGATCGGCTTCGGCCCCGCCATCGCCGACGGCTTCTACTACGACTTCGAGGTCGACAAGCCCTTCACCCCCGAAGAGCTGGAGCGGATCGAGAAGGAGATGGAGGGCGTCGTGAAGGCCGACGACCCCTTCGAGCGGCGCGTGGTGGACCGCGAGGAGGCGCGCCGGCTCTTCGCCGACGACCCGCTCAAGCTGGAGCGCCTGGAGGAGCTGGGCGAAGACGAGACGATCACCGTCTACCGCAACGGGCCGTTCCTGGACCTCTGCCGCGGCCCGCACCTGCCGTCCACGGGGCGGCTCAAGCACTTCAAGCTGCTGCACGCGGCCGCCGCCTACTGGCGCGGCGACGAGAGCCGGCAGACGCTGCAGCGCATCTACGGCACGGCCTTCTTCTCGAAGGAAGATCTCGAGGAGCACCTGCGCCGGCTGGAGGAGGCCCGCAAGCGCGACCACCGCGTGCTGGGGAAGCAGCTCGGCCTCTTCTCCATCCAGGAGGTGGTGGGCCCCGGGCTCGTCTTCTGGCACCCGAAGGGGGCGATGGTGAAGTGGCTGCTCTCGCGCGCCGTGGAGGACGACAACCTGGCCAGCGGCTACGACCTGGTCTACACGCCCAACATCACGCGCGAGGAGCTGTTCCGCATCTCGGGGCACCTGCCGCTGTACGCCGAGAACCAGTTCCCGCCCATGGCCGGCGCCGCGGGCGAGGGCGAGGACGTGCACTACCGGGTGAAGCCGATGAACTGCCCGATGCACTGCCTCGTCTACCGGAACGAGCCTCGCAGCTACCGCGACCTCCCGATCCGCTTCTCCGAGGTGGCCAACGTCTACCGCAACGAGCGCTCGGGGACGCTGCACGGGCTGCTGCGGGTGCGCGGCCTGTGCATGGACGACGCCCACATCTTCTGCACCCTGGAGCAGGTGGAGGACGAGATCTTCCTCTGCCTGGACCAGGTGGACCGGCTGGTGCGGCGCACCTTCGGCTTCGAGCTGGACTTCGAGGTCTCCACCCGCCCCGAAGAGCGGCTGGGGAGCGACGAGGTGTGGGACCGCGCCGAGGCCACGCTCCAGCGCGCGCTGGAGCGCAAGGGGATCCCCTTCCGCATCGACGAGGGGGGCGGCGCGTTCTACGGGCCCAAGATCGACATCAAGTTCCGGGACGCCATCGGCCGGCTCTGGCAGGGGCCGACGATCCAGCTCGACTTCAACCTCCCCGAGCGCTTCGAGCTGGAGTACACGGGCGCCGACAACAAGCCGCACCGCCCGGTGATGATCCACCGCGCCATCTACGGCACGCTGGAGCGCTTCACGGGGAACCTGATCGAGCACTTCGCGGGCGCCTTCCCGGTGTGGCTGGCCCCCGTGCAGGTGGTGGTGATCCCGATCAGCGACGAGCAGGCCGGGAGCGCCCGCGACTTCGCCGCCTCCCTGCGCGCGCGCGGCATCCGCGTGGAGGTGGACGACCGCAGCGAGACGCTCAACTACCGCGTCCGCGAGGCCGAGCTGCAGAAGGTGCCGTACATGGCCGTGGTCGGCGCGCGCGAGGCCGAGGCGGGCACCGTGGCCGTGCGCGTGCGCGGCGCGGGGCGCAAGCAGGAGGTGCTGGCCCGCGACGAGTTCGCCGCGCGCGTCCTGGAGCAGGCGCGCACCCGCACGCTGCAGGTGGGGTTCGAGACGGAGCCGGGCGGGGGCGGGGCGGAGGCGTAA
- a CDS encoding polysaccharide biosynthesis/export family protein, with translation MRRLFLLALLATSAFPARAPAQADSASASLRPGDLIRLAVWRQPDFSGEFAVGPEGTVQHPLLADVVVAGVPRPVVRERLARALGRYERDPNFVFEFLYRIPVGGEVRAPNLYTLTPENTVSQAVAAAGGANELGRMDRVYVLRGASEVVLDLRDPRQAATRLRSGDQIRVGRRSNVLRDNLGPAAAIIGAAAALVSIVVSLGNN, from the coding sequence ATGCGACGACTCTTCCTCCTCGCCCTGCTGGCGACGTCCGCCTTTCCCGCCCGCGCGCCCGCCCAGGCCGACTCGGCTTCGGCCTCGCTGCGCCCGGGCGACCTGATCCGGCTGGCGGTGTGGCGTCAGCCCGACTTCTCGGGCGAGTTCGCGGTGGGCCCCGAGGGCACCGTGCAGCACCCGCTCCTGGCCGACGTGGTGGTGGCGGGCGTGCCGCGGCCGGTGGTGCGCGAGCGGCTGGCCCGGGCGCTCGGGCGCTACGAGCGCGACCCGAACTTCGTGTTCGAGTTCCTCTACCGCATCCCCGTGGGCGGCGAGGTGCGGGCGCCGAACCTGTACACCCTGACGCCGGAGAACACGGTTTCGCAGGCGGTGGCCGCGGCGGGGGGCGCCAACGAGCTGGGGCGGATGGACCGGGTGTACGTGCTGCGCGGCGCGAGCGAGGTGGTGCTCGACCTGCGCGACCCCCGGCAGGCCGCCACGCGCTTGCGCTCGGGCGACCAGATCCGGGTGGGCCGGCGCTCCAACGTGCTGCGCGACAACCTGGGCCCCGCCGCCGCCATCATCGGCGCCGCCGCCGCGCTGGTCTCCATCGTCGTCAGCCTCGGCAACAACTGA
- the rpmI gene encoding 50S ribosomal protein L35 — protein sequence MPKMKTHKGAAKRFKKTATGRVKRGHAFHSHILTKKSQKRKRNLRGTTMLAKADEKRVKRLLES from the coding sequence ATGCCGAAGATGAAGACCCACAAGGGCGCCGCCAAGCGCTTCAAGAAGACGGCCACCGGCCGGGTGAAGCGCGGGCACGCGTTCCACAGCCACATCCTCACCAAGAAGTCGCAGAAGCGGAAGCGCAACCTGCGCGGCACCACCATGCTGGCCAAGGCCGACGAGAAGCGCGTCAAGCGCCTGCTCGAGAGCTGA
- the rplT gene encoding 50S ribosomal protein L20: MPRVKTNVARLRRKRQILAEAKGFFGRRKNLYKTAKEAVERARRYAYRDRKNRKREFRRLWIVRINAAARQHDLSYSRFMNGLKKAGIEIDRKVLADLAVREPQAFEQLASAAKSSLD, translated from the coding sequence ATGCCTCGTGTAAAGACCAACGTGGCGCGGCTGCGCCGCAAGCGGCAGATCCTGGCCGAAGCCAAGGGCTTCTTCGGCCGGCGCAAGAACCTGTACAAGACGGCGAAGGAGGCGGTCGAGCGCGCCCGCCGCTACGCCTACCGCGACCGCAAGAACCGCAAGCGCGAGTTCCGCCGCCTGTGGATCGTGCGCATCAACGCGGCCGCGCGCCAGCACGACCTGTCGTACTCGCGCTTCATGAACGGCCTGAAGAAGGCCGGGATCGAGATCGACCGCAAGGTGCTGGCGGACCTCGCCGTGCGCGAGCCCCAGGCCTTCGAGCAGCTCGCCAGCGCCGCCAAGTCGAGCCTGGACTGA
- the infC gene encoding translation initiation factor IF-3, with amino-acid sequence MRVNRQIRISPVRVIAPDGEQVGILPVERALEIAEEQGLDLVEVAPLARPPVCRIMDYGKFKYEEQRQAREARKRQHHVQIKEVKMRPGIEEHDFDFKMRHARRFLEEGNKVKLTMMFRGRQMAHPEFGRQVLDRVSTGLQDVSKVEAHPQMEGRSMTMVLAPLKSSTQGQA; translated from the coding sequence ATGCGCGTCAACCGGCAGATCCGCATCAGCCCGGTGCGGGTCATCGCCCCGGACGGTGAGCAGGTCGGCATCCTGCCGGTCGAGCGGGCGCTGGAGATCGCGGAAGAGCAGGGGCTGGACCTGGTGGAGGTCGCGCCGCTGGCCCGGCCCCCGGTCTGCCGCATCATGGACTACGGCAAGTTCAAGTACGAGGAGCAGCGGCAGGCGCGCGAGGCGCGCAAGCGGCAGCACCACGTGCAGATCAAGGAAGTCAAGATGCGCCCCGGGATCGAGGAGCACGACTTCGACTTCAAGATGCGCCACGCCCGCCGCTTCCTCGAAGAGGGGAACAAGGTCAAGCTCACCATGATGTTCCGCGGCCGCCAGATGGCGCATCCCGAGTTCGGGCGGCAGGTGCTGGACCGGGTCTCCACCGGGCTGCAGGACGTCAGCAAGGTGGAGGCGCACCCCCAGATGGAGGGCAGGAGCATGACCATGGTGCTCGCGCCCCTCAAGAGCAGCACGCAGGGCCAGGCGTGA
- a CDS encoding cell division protein ZapA produces the protein MSRPPRRPPPPRHTVAVEIAGEKHVLRSDVPPEYTRAVAAHVDATIRALPGFQTLEPFRAATLAALSITDELFRAREEIKRLREEASDRAEALADVLEAAEAASAERRPVRRPGSAAQPAAPPPPAPVPAATEESVQGELGSES, from the coding sequence GTGAGCCGCCCCCCGCGCCGCCCGCCGCCGCCGCGCCACACCGTGGCGGTGGAGATCGCGGGCGAGAAGCACGTGCTGCGCTCCGACGTGCCGCCCGAGTACACGCGCGCCGTGGCGGCCCACGTGGACGCCACCATCCGCGCGCTCCCCGGCTTCCAGACGCTGGAGCCGTTCCGCGCGGCCACCCTCGCCGCGCTCTCCATCACCGACGAGCTGTTCCGCGCCCGCGAGGAGATCAAGCGCCTGCGCGAGGAGGCCTCCGACCGCGCCGAGGCCCTGGCCGACGTCCTCGAGGCCGCCGAAGCCGCCTCCGCCGAGCGCCGCCCCGTGCGCCGGCCGGGCTCGGCGGCCCAGCCCGCCGCCCCGCCGCCTCCCGCTCCCGTTCCCGCCGCGACGGAGGAGTCCGTCCAGGGAGAGCTCGGCTCCGAATCGTAG
- the pheS gene encoding phenylalanine--tRNA ligase subunit alpha, protein MSPATGNAMVEELIARLREIEKEGGAAVRGAVDAGALEALRVEYLGRKGRLTSVLRRLGELGPEERPVVGAEANRIRDALAALVEEREAAFAAAAAETGPRVDLTLPGRRRWKGGLHPITQVVDEICDIFRDLGFSWVSGPEIETVEYNFTKLNTPLDHPAADMHDTFYLAEGVVLRTHTSPAQAHVMERHRPPVRVVVPGMSYRRDPFDASHAPAFEQIEGLAVDEGITFSDFKATISAFVHRFFGPRVPVRFRPSFFPFTEPSAEVDVQCQVCGGGGCSACKQTGWMEIMGSGMVHPRVFEAVGYDPERYTGYAFGMGPGRIAMLRYGITDIRLLYEDDMRFLEQF, encoded by the coding sequence ATGAGCCCAGCAACGGGAAACGCGATGGTCGAGGAGCTGATCGCCCGGCTCAGGGAGATCGAGAAGGAGGGCGGGGCCGCCGTCCGCGGCGCCGTCGACGCGGGCGCGCTGGAGGCGCTCCGGGTGGAGTACCTGGGGCGCAAGGGGCGGCTCACCTCGGTGCTGCGGCGCCTGGGCGAGCTGGGCCCGGAGGAGCGCCCGGTGGTGGGCGCCGAGGCCAACCGCATCCGCGACGCGCTCGCCGCGCTGGTGGAGGAGCGCGAGGCGGCCTTCGCCGCGGCGGCCGCGGAGACGGGGCCGCGGGTGGACCTGACGCTCCCCGGGCGGCGCCGCTGGAAGGGCGGGCTGCACCCGATCACCCAGGTGGTGGACGAGATCTGCGACATCTTCCGCGACCTGGGGTTCAGCTGGGTGAGCGGGCCCGAGATCGAGACGGTGGAGTACAACTTCACCAAGCTGAACACGCCGCTCGACCACCCGGCGGCCGACATGCACGACACCTTCTACCTGGCCGAGGGCGTGGTGCTGCGCACGCACACCTCGCCGGCGCAGGCGCATGTGATGGAGCGCCACCGCCCGCCGGTGCGCGTGGTGGTGCCCGGGATGTCGTACCGCCGCGACCCGTTCGACGCCAGCCACGCGCCGGCGTTCGAGCAGATCGAGGGGCTGGCGGTGGACGAGGGGATCACCTTCTCCGACTTCAAGGCCACCATCAGCGCCTTCGTGCACCGCTTCTTCGGGCCCAGGGTGCCGGTGCGCTTCCGCCCCTCGTTTTTCCCGTTCACCGAGCCCTCGGCCGAGGTGGACGTACAGTGCCAGGTGTGCGGCGGCGGCGGGTGCAGCGCCTGCAAGCAGACGGGGTGGATGGAGATCATGGGCTCGGGGATGGTGCACCCGCGCGTGTTCGAGGCGGTGGGCTACGACCCCGAGCGCTACACCGGCTACGCCTTCGGCATGGGCCCGGGCCGCATCGCCATGCTGCGCTACGGCATCACCGACATCCGGCTGCTGTACGAGGACGACATGCGGTTCCTGGAGCAGTTTTGA
- the pheT gene encoding phenylalanine--tRNA ligase subunit beta, protein MDVSYRWLKSLAPGIEGTPREVADRLARLGAPVDEIVDLGHELGDVVIAYVEDVRQHPNADRLRLCTVVAGNGGAPLQVVCGAPNVEPGHFYPFAPVGSTLPGGVEIRKAKIRGEASEGMLCSARELGLGRDHAGIMTLNGRWEPGTRFREALGLDDWRLVVDVTPNRGELLSHVGIARELAPGGVDGIDLPKFPGAPKVTLPCISARRERDCGGVHVEIEDKEGCPRYMGAIVRGVRVGPSPEWLAGRLRAVGQRPINNVVDATNYVLQELGQPLHAFDLAKLRGEVVIRRARAGETLRTLDGVDRELVEADLVIADGEGPVALAGVMGGENSEVGDATTDLFLECALFDPKTVRRTARRLGLSTDASYRFERGVDPEGQPEAMQRLVELILAVAGGRVVAAVDIDPLPWERPAIALRPERVERVLGLELTPDEIARLLRPLGFDVKRRSQPVRVAVPGYRSDVRTEIDLIEEIARLRGYDSFPEELLPFRPTSVPEDPQVEVERGLRAVFTGWGCREARTLPFAPGSEGAARVLNPLSQEDAYLRTSLAWSLLRRVEHNFARGVRDVRLFEFGPVFRATGEGRRPHEERRVAAALSGARAPLHWSGAAGAYDLYDLKGLLEEVAEHYPGGRVEAAEGGFALLADGKLAGRGWQAAEGEVDAPAWAAPVLLLEALLPAAAVGRRGIRYQPLPVHPGSERDLALLVPYSVSAAELEATIREAAGPLLEGVLPFDLYEGKGLEEGVRSLAWRLRFRAPERTLTDREVDAAVDRVLQALEERHGVRRR, encoded by the coding sequence ATGGACGTTTCGTATCGCTGGCTGAAGTCCCTGGCCCCGGGGATCGAGGGGACGCCGCGCGAGGTGGCCGACCGCCTCGCGCGGCTCGGCGCCCCCGTCGACGAGATCGTCGACCTGGGCCACGAGTTGGGCGACGTGGTGATCGCCTACGTGGAGGACGTGCGGCAGCACCCCAACGCCGACCGCCTGCGCCTCTGCACCGTGGTGGCCGGCAACGGCGGGGCGCCGCTGCAGGTGGTCTGCGGCGCGCCCAACGTGGAGCCGGGACACTTCTACCCGTTCGCGCCGGTGGGCTCCACGCTGCCCGGCGGGGTGGAGATCAGGAAGGCGAAGATCCGCGGCGAGGCGTCGGAGGGGATGCTCTGCTCGGCGCGCGAGCTGGGGCTGGGGCGCGACCACGCGGGGATCATGACGCTCAACGGCCGCTGGGAGCCGGGGACGCGCTTCCGCGAGGCGCTGGGGCTCGACGACTGGCGGCTGGTGGTGGACGTCACCCCCAACCGCGGCGAGCTGCTCTCCCACGTGGGCATCGCGCGCGAGCTGGCGCCGGGCGGGGTGGACGGCATCGACCTGCCGAAGTTCCCCGGCGCGCCGAAGGTCACGCTCCCCTGCATCTCCGCGCGGCGCGAGCGCGACTGCGGCGGGGTGCACGTGGAGATCGAGGACAAGGAGGGGTGCCCGCGCTACATGGGCGCCATTGTCCGCGGCGTGCGCGTGGGGCCCAGCCCCGAGTGGCTGGCCGGGCGGCTGCGCGCCGTGGGGCAGCGCCCGATCAACAACGTGGTCGACGCCACCAACTACGTCCTCCAGGAGCTGGGGCAGCCGCTGCACGCCTTCGACCTGGCGAAGCTGCGGGGCGAGGTGGTGATCCGCCGCGCCCGCGCGGGCGAGACGCTGCGCACGCTGGACGGCGTGGACCGCGAGCTGGTGGAGGCCGACCTGGTGATCGCCGACGGCGAGGGCCCCGTGGCGCTGGCCGGGGTGATGGGCGGCGAGAACAGCGAGGTGGGCGACGCGACCACGGACCTCTTCCTGGAGTGCGCGCTCTTCGACCCGAAGACGGTGCGCCGGACGGCGCGCCGGCTGGGGCTCTCCACCGACGCCTCGTACCGCTTCGAGCGCGGCGTGGACCCCGAGGGGCAGCCCGAGGCCATGCAGCGGCTGGTGGAGCTGATCCTGGCCGTGGCCGGCGGGCGGGTGGTCGCCGCGGTGGACATCGACCCCCTCCCCTGGGAGCGGCCGGCGATCGCGCTGCGCCCCGAGCGGGTGGAGCGGGTGCTGGGGCTGGAGCTCACCCCCGATGAGATCGCGCGGCTGCTGCGGCCGCTGGGCTTCGACGTCAAGCGCAGGTCGCAGCCCGTGCGCGTGGCGGTGCCGGGGTACCGCTCCGACGTGCGGACGGAGATCGACCTGATCGAGGAGATCGCCCGGCTGCGCGGCTACGACTCGTTCCCCGAGGAGCTGCTCCCCTTCCGCCCCACCAGCGTCCCCGAGGACCCGCAGGTGGAGGTGGAGCGGGGGCTGCGCGCCGTATTCACCGGCTGGGGGTGCCGCGAGGCGCGCACGCTCCCCTTCGCGCCCGGGAGCGAGGGCGCGGCGCGGGTGCTCAACCCGCTCTCGCAGGAGGACGCTTACTTACGCACCTCGCTGGCGTGGTCGCTGCTGCGGCGGGTGGAGCACAACTTCGCGCGCGGCGTGCGCGACGTGCGGCTCTTCGAGTTCGGCCCCGTCTTCCGCGCCACGGGCGAGGGCCGGCGGCCGCACGAGGAGCGGCGGGTGGCGGCGGCGCTCAGCGGGGCGCGCGCGCCGCTGCACTGGAGCGGCGCGGCGGGGGCGTACGACCTCTACGACCTGAAGGGGCTGCTGGAGGAGGTGGCGGAGCACTACCCCGGCGGCCGCGTGGAGGCGGCCGAGGGCGGCTTCGCGCTGCTGGCGGACGGGAAGCTGGCGGGGCGCGGCTGGCAGGCGGCCGAGGGCGAGGTGGACGCGCCCGCCTGGGCCGCGCCGGTGCTGCTGCTGGAGGCGCTGCTCCCCGCCGCGGCGGTCGGCAGGCGCGGCATCCGCTACCAGCCGCTCCCGGTGCACCCGGGGAGCGAGCGCGACCTGGCGCTGCTGGTCCCCTACTCGGTCTCCGCCGCGGAGCTGGAGGCCACCATCCGCGAGGCGGCGGGCCCGCTGCTGGAGGGGGTGCTCCCCTTCGACCTGTACGAGGGGAAGGGGCTGGAGGAGGGGGTGCGGAGCCTGGCCTGGCGGCTGCGCTTCCGGGCGCCGGAGCGCACGCTGACGGACAGGGAGGTGGACGCCGCGGTGGACCGGGTGCTGCAGGCGCTGGAGGAGCGCCACGGTGTACGACGCCGCTGA